The following nucleotide sequence is from Carassius carassius chromosome 16, fCarCar2.1, whole genome shotgun sequence.
ttaaacattaaacagccGGTAGAAGCAACATAACTGAGAGCGAGGGAATCAGTGTTCGGCCGTACATATGGGAGGCCAAATTTACTGAAAGTGGGACGAAACAGAGCAATGTTACAGAGCTCAATCGCTGATCAGTTAAAAAATGCTTATTGTACGCACACAAATACAGTCCAAACGCTAAGCACTATAATATCATGAAGGAGTCTGGAGTGACGTGCATAACTCCAGACTCCTTTGTGATATTATAGTGCACGTATTTGGGTAGATTTTGAGGTGAATTATCTTAaaattaacttaaactaaaacttaaaaatttaAGTAACACACTGCGTCCTCAGTGGCTCAAATGTTGGGAGAAAATGAAGACTCTTTATATTCAGTCTAACAAACCAACACAGAGCATCGGGATTGCTTGTGATACATTGTTTACTATacagtaatcaaaaagtaatctagTAGCTTTGTACATTTACGGTTGAACCattgtcacatggattattttaccgatctccttgctacgttCCTGGACCTTGATCGTTGTAATTACGTTGCTGTCTATTGAAGACTCTGAAAGCTCTCGGATTAAatctaaaatgtttatttgtgttgaggtcttacaggtttagacgacacaagggtgagtgattaataacagaattaaaatatttggtgtgaaccatccctttaagtgtTAATGAAAAGCATGTTAAGTGACTGAAACTAGATTATATTCCTTTTATAGCTCTCACAGTACTTTGATGAAACGCACCGATTGGTCAATCAGTGCTGCTTCAAGCTGAACACATCTAAACAGTCTTCAGAGGAAGCATCAAGTCAACGCTACAGTGTTGCCAGGGCTGCGGTTTGGGgaagcccaaaaaaaaaaaaaaaagtgtattttaccCCTGAAACTCGATTTTTACTAGTGATGTGCGTTATTGAAGAAAAATGTGATAAGCGATACCTTGTTTAAAAAATTCAATATCCGATACGATATTGCTTAAAGTgtgtaaaatctatttaaataattaaaaatacttaaaaatgaaaattatacaaCCAGTTTTTCACATTCTTTTTTGGAAAATAACTACTTGTAGTTATCTGTTAATATTAAGCCACAAATGTTGTTAGCTTTGTCATAATTATTACAAGGTTGGAAGTTCAGCAAATCAGTCAGTATACTACTGTGATTGTAGATGTTCAATCAAAATGTAATTCATGTAAATTCATGCCTAAtttcatataaaaacatataaaaaatgatCCAGAATCATGCAGTTCAATTCTGCCAACACAATATTAGATCGATTTAACAAATGTTTATCTAATGTTGTGTTTACAAAATTGAACTGCATGATTctggatcctttttttttttttttttttttaatggaagttGTGGTTCTCATGattttgaagaaaaaacattAGACATTTAAACAAAATCACATGTAGTTTATGAATTAATGGTTTAATGACTCACTCAAGATGTACtcgtttcattactggatgaatctgCTTGAATCTCTTTTATAATTCAGAGACGAATACATTTTAACGGCCCCttttcgccacctactggcataacaATGTAATCGATAAATATTCATTTGATGTTTGAAATTACTTTCAAAAGGTAATTTACTCTCTGACagtttatatctgaactataaatGTTTGTCCCAGTACTTCTGTGATTAAAATGTTTGTAactagtggttgaccgatatatcgccaatgccgatatatcggccgatatttggtaTTTTTCAAATATCCGCATCGGCTGATAAGTTTTTGCCATATTTTCTTAGTGatggatgctatttacactaagtgcaaatagctgaTTTTTTTTGTGATACGTTATGTACAataagtgcaaatagctatagattctatttacacttaaaatttgactacttattgcaaatagtggcaattatctgcacctcagtattgtagtacattgtaaaacagtatgcaatattaaCTTACTGAGTGTAAATTTGAatctttaattcaaattattaaatgaatcccaccttattgggacaataaagtcCTCCCTACACCTATCCTAACCCTACccgatactttattttcaactttttgattatattcttcattttcattgaaaataaaagcttttgtgatgggatttgaaatttgaaaagttagAAAAAAAGTTTGCCCAAAGACGGATTCAAACCCAGGTCGATTGTGTCTATATGATTACgtcacacgttttaccatctgtgCCACTGGAGCTGGCGATTGTCAGTTGTCTTCTGCAGTCTTGACTAGCCGAATCACACGTTGGTGGGCGGAGTTGGTGTAAATGGCTTCAGCCAACAAGGCGGGCTATTTGCACTGTGTAAATAGACACTCTAAGGTTTTCTGTTTGGCTGATGTGTTCGCGACAGGACTTTTTTGACGGCGCTGAGAACGGCAGCGCATGAGCGTGCACAGTGCTCACACCCTCATTTACGGTCATCGTTAAAAGTTCTGTTTAATATGGGTAAaggtctaataatcagatagaacggttaaaggaattaatgtatacagaaagtattataacgattgcttgtatattattagtaatagaaaggcaaacataatactttctcgtttgccgtcagcattaagcaaatatgcatatttaaatattcGTGTTCTCTGCGTGACAGTCAGTCCATGTGAATtgaatgttttaaactttaaacttgtgatttcaaagTATGCTGTGCTGTATGCGTTTGCCCACTGTCTCATTCATgtaattttctctgtgtgctgtatgtaaaatgaactgaactgattctgtttagtgaatcaaaaacacatCGTTGGATTCATTGTGATTTACTTTTAACCAGGGCTGCAAGATATATCGAAATATCGCAATATGTATATCGCAAGGGCGTGCAATATTTGAATCATTTTTCAATAGTAGGCTACTTAAATCAAAACGTTGCAAAAGGTCTAAGTTTTAGTCTGACGCATATAGCAGATAATTGCTTGACGTTAAAAAGAGATAAGTGCAATAAATTGCAGAAAACAACTCTTTGCCATCTCATCTTGCTGTCTGACTTGCACCTGAagcacagtcggttatgttttaaatgaatgtaaacggctgagaaagaaatcagatgtgtatcattatactgGATCCGTGCGGTCggatttaaagggacagcagcctattAATACGTGCTGCTCTGTcactaatgttaatcaaacaacaaaacggctataacaaagattaatctaaatttaattcATACAGTGGACAATGTGCGGTGTTATTTTATacttaattattacatttctgtacctgaatactacggtttattttatctatgtttataaattgtgtaattgtttttctctttttgtagGTTCACACTAATGTTAAAGTGACATTTTCTGATTTGTGACATTACTTATGTCACTTTCAGAAGTTATAGTGATTCTTttcaagaaagaatgtgaaaacttttttctaaaaaaactaattttaattgttaaatattttaaatataatttaaattgattttacACACTTTAAGCAATATCGTATCGAATAtcgcatttgtttttctttttctttcttttatcaaTCAAATAATTTGATTTCATTTAAGTTCACCTTTTCCTAATGTACCACACATAATTCTTTTTGTATAATTTGTGGAATTATCAGAGAGAGTTGCTTTCAGGAGCAAGCAGAATAgagattattattactactactactatatgaccatattctacattctAAATAATCTGGTGTTCcggttttttcacttcctgtgtgTTTGCATCTATAGCAGGTGATCGCTGCCATGGAGACGCAGCTGTCCAATGGGCCGAGCTGTACCTCCAGCAACGGTCCCAACAGCGTCTCTAACAACTGCACATCACCTGTGGAGATGCCCAACGACACGGAGGACAGTAAAACCAACCTGATCGTCAACTACCTGCCACAGAACATGACGCAGGAGGAGCTCAAGAGTCTGTTCGGCAGCATCGGAGAGATTGAGTCCTGCAAACTTGTGCGGGACAAAATCACTGGTATTCATGGCTGTCTCTAATCATTTTTGACCAGTAGAGCTTTTATGATTCAAATTGATGATGTTGGAGAGCAGAGCGGCCAATGGCTGATATTTAAAGCTAATAATATCACACTGTTAACTTAAggatagctaaaaaaaaaagcttcaactAATGTATTTGCAGAAATAttagaaatgcatatttttttaaatgattctaAAGGAAAAAATATCTAAACACGTATACGAGTAATTTTTACACGTTAATGATATATATCACAATTAGGGATATGcaggtatcaaattttcctgttgcgattaattactTTTATCATGGTATATGGTATTATCACagaaatttagtttaaaatttaGTTTAGTGGTCATAAtccagtataacaggttaaaatttttcttataacaaaaataactgaacatgtaaatacaataaagcaatacagaaaaatatatagttttacacagattaaagtgcaaaagaactataaagacccataggtatcactttacaagaAGACCTCATttgttaaccattaacattcacaatgagcaatagctatatttactacagaagttattaatctttgttaaaaagtcaacgtgttattaaatatcgGAATACCtgagattaatgaatgttcagaagaatttttaattggcagtttgttaactaacgaattaatgttaactaatgaagccctaatgtaaagtgtgaacggACGATAAAGAATCAATGTtgcagtccagattaaaatggaaaagaaaattaaaattagaaaataaatagcCTGTTAAGTCTAACTAaagtatttggcgctgtgatgaacaccatagcgaatccacaaatctgaatggctatttaaaattatttaaatatgttttagaaagtagtgcagctgcttcatttatggggtttccagagtaAAGGCTGCTTTTTTtggcagtttagcgccatctgctgtcagagagtgaatgtgctttcacgtGTTCCTcgtgtgcttctcatgcgtgcttgtttacatcagagagcACACGCTCTTTCGAGCAGCATACAgctgtgttgtgcattttgaccagctgatgggaaaagtattcttaaaatgccttccaaattctgaataatttgtaatatataatgatTCTCTTTATTTAGAAGTGCCCAGATAACAATATAGTGCATATTGATTACAGTGATattgcattaccgaataccggcacatgtctaatCACAATATAGTTAATTTCCCTCTAAGGTCTTTCTGATACGCTGAAGTTGTATAATTCTTATCATGAGTgtcaaaacaacaaataaaactaataatagcctaaattaaaaataaagaaaagctcACAGAAGACAAGTAAATGCTCAGTGATTATAAGAATAAATAAGAATGTTCATAAATCCTCAGcggagtgtttgtgtgtttaggtCAGAGTCTGGGCTATGGCTTTGTGAACTATGTAGAGCCCAAAGATGCAGAGAAAGCCATCAACACTTTAAATGGTCTCCGACTGCAGACTAAAACCATCAAGGTAAGGTCTATCTGAAGTGAGGCTGCTGTCACAGATACTGCTCATGTGTGTGTACGTGTACTAAGTTTGTGTTTGCGAGTAGGTGTCGTTTGCTCGACCGAGTTCGGCCTCCATTCGAGATGCTAACCTGTACGTGAGCGGTCTTCCTAAAACCATGACCCAGAAAGAGCTGGAGCAGCTGTTCTCTCAGTACGGCCGCATCATCACCTCCAGGATCCTCGTGGATCAGGTCACAGGTGAGATCTTTTAGATTGAAACAATGGCAACTGAGGCTGTCAAAATGGCCGGAAATCTACATttgaattttgtaattaaatagtagcaataatcaaatttaaaaggcattatttcagttagggtgaagaaaagctttagGCTTCActtcgagcaaaatattactaatgcacatttatttaaagcaataaaataaatcgACTATCTGTGAAAAAGTGCATAATTTAAGTGTTTACACCAGTTATAATTAAAGTTGCTTACACAGCATCATGTATTAGGAATATGCCGATGATATTTCCATGGTGCATTTAACAATGCTTTTATCACTGTGTACTGTATTATCAAGATATTAGTGGCAAAAAAGTGTTGTCATGATGCAGTgtaacaggtttaataacttttttcttataacaaaaataactgaacatttaaacgaAGCAATATGCAAAAatctataaagtaaaaaaaaacgacACTGATTAAAGACcaatcactttacaataaggtctcattagttaacattagataATGCATTTACATTCACAATACGCAAcggctacatttgctacagaagatATTAATCTTggctaaaaaaaaatctttattttgaaGTGCCCACGTTAAAAATATTGTGTATATTCATtgtcattaaatattaatttaaaaacatgaaatgcagtgaggtgtgaggggggggggggggctttcaAAGTTAATTTTACATTGCTTTCTAAACGAGGCTCTTGTGCGAGATATGAGTGCAAGGGTGATAAATGTACCCCTAGAAAATGAGcaaaatgtgttttgtgtgaactgcttggtttcagttttaacGTAAACCTCTCCACATTGATGTAATCTTTTTCTGCAAAAAACGCAGCTGCGTTGCatctagtggcttcaactggacagaataacaaatacataatgcaACGATATTTGTCACATCTTGTGCGCCACTGAGCacataaggcttttttttttttttttttttttttttttataacaaaaaagaaaaacgtttttggcctttaaatgttgattttatttttttcatttgacgaatactccttttctttttttctttttgacagccctaatggcAACTATGTCCTATAACCATGAGAATCATTgtgaatataattatataatagtaGGGCTGGGCCATTttgcaaaaaatgtaaatctcGATTTTTCCAGAACGtttgaggaattttttttttttaactagtcaACTTGAAATGTAACTACATCATTATTcaagttacttttttatataaaccCTCTAGAAAAAATTATATTCCAAGTGCAGCACATGAAGTTGTCAACAGGATATAAATCTTAATTAAATCACTTGTTAAATATctaatgttataatgttattgttataCAACAACATCGTTTATATAAACTTATCTTGTACATAATATTGTGTTCAGAAATACAAGGAAAATTATTCTAGAAAAATCTCAAAAGTCAAAGTAATTCAAAATGACTGAAGGTACAACACCAGTAGACTTTTAACTAtaaatgttctgtaaaaacaaccGCAGCTTTCAGATGGTCACCATgatgcaaacatgaaatatcagacatgtttttttttatttgattgcattgcttttctattgattttttttttctgtgtaaacatgGATGTGTTTGACTGTTGCGCTCGTATCTTGCAGTGCATGAAACCCCATTCTAAAAACACTGCGCTCAAGTTAAAAGAAGTTCACTCCCATCTTCTTGCATGTTTTACCTTTTCCACTGCCCACGTCGCATCTTTGTCAACTAAAGTGCTGTGTGTCACACACGAGCGGTTAATCACGTGCACCATCATGCGGTTGGATCGTATTTAATTTAGCCAAAACCAGATCCTAGTCTTGTCAGATTGACAGTATATTTTTTGTGGTGTTCAGGAGTGTCCAGAGGTGTGGGCTTCATTCGATTTGACCGGCGTGTTGAGGCTGAGGAGGCGATTAAAGGGCTGAACGGACAGAAGCCACCGGGTGCCACCGAGCCAATCACGGTGAAGTTTGCCAACAACCCCAGTCAGAAGAGCAGCCAGGCGCTGCTGTCCCACCTGTACCAGTCACCCAACAGACGTTACCCAGGACCGCTGGCGCAGCAGGCCCAGAGATTCAGGtacccacagacacacactcactgcgCTGGAGCGGACTCTGACCCGAGTGTGGcttcatcgtgtgtgtgtgtttgtgtttcaggctAGATAACCTGCTGAACATGGCATATGGAGTCAAGAGGTAAGTTAATTTGAGCTGCTGCTTGTGGGAAGTCTCTTAAAGCAGTGAGTTTGGGATTCTTAGAAATGGCAGGGCTCCAGACTATCTATGCCTAGTatcatacatttgaaaaaataaataaaaataaggcttTTAAAGTGGAAGTTAAAGTCactaaactaaaaatgtttttattttgattactCAATTACGGTCACTGCTATCATATAAAAGTAGGCTGacttgtaggtttaaaattcCACATGTTAGGGCTGCTCGATTATGGCAGAAATCATAATCACGATTAgtttggtcaatattgtaatcgCGATTATTTAACACTATTATGAGGGGGCCATATGACCACACAGCATGTGATAAGTGCCTtattcagacaaagaaacactGACAGCAGAATGGAGTTATTAGAGACTAAGGTTGTCTATGTAGgatataatgttaaacattcagtattaaCGCATGTATAGCTGACGTGCGCGAGCTGATAAAGCACGCTGAGTGGATTGAGCGTGCTGTGGCGGAGATGTGCAGTACGTAATGGTAAAAACTAAATGGTAAAAAGACTATTTATAGCAGCATTCActataaaaatcatttattttcaacctTATGCATACATGACTTTCTGGTGAAATTTAGCAACCTGTGTGTAATGCGCTCGGCAGTACGTCACTACTGTCCCTCTCGTTCTGCACcagtacaaacacatgcatgcgtTGTTTCTCTTGTTTTTCTTGCTTGAGAGTTTCTACATTATATGTGTGGCTTTGGAATATAAATCATTGCACATTTCAGATAAAAACAAAACGCGACTTCTATTTGTGCAAATATCACTGGAGATTTATAACGAGTGGTTCCCTTCATTATTACAGCAGAGCCATCATTACAGTACCAAGTCGCTGCAAAAGAGCAGCTCTAATGCTGTTCAATTACAGATGATGAACCATAGAgcgaaaaaataaacaaaaccttGTTAAATGTAGTTTAATGGGCATAATTAAGAACGAAAATAACCAAaggatatacagtcaaaccaaaaattaatcGGAGaccagatattttatttttttactagtgggtgcaggactcTAGTCTGACAAATTATACCCAAATATCCTTCAAACAGTGGACTATTATACAAAACTTTGGGACCAAAGATTATTCATACCAAGTCTGGGGAAAAACTGAAAGTTCAGGTTTGCGTGTAACTGGATGAATGCATGCCTAGGAGACTACAGACAGTCATTAAGGCTGAGGGTCGTCCGACTTAGTGTTGATAGTTGTGTTAATACGGTCACACTAACAgcggtctgaataatttttggttgattaTAATCGATTACATAccttttgtcatattttattaccatcttctaaactatagagaataaactgtgataatgcgaaatgttgaaggtgtctgaataaatttagattaatctttttaataaataaagttaacCAGCTAACATTATACACGCACTTCTGGTTTCTGTAcccaatatttataaaatgtacaaatgcaataaaaatatcggTATTGGTACTCCGTATCAGAAAGTACCGAAAAAAGAGCGTCTGTATCAGGCAAGTACCGAAAAAAAAGTGGTATCTGTGCATCCCATATATAAtctgctcaaaaaaataaagggaacactAAACAACacaatgtaacacacacacatatatcttagACATGTTCACAAGTCTCTGAGGTCCAAGTTACATCAAGTCTTTGTTCTAGTTATTAGCAACGGTTCTTTCAGCTAGTTGAGGCTAAATTGGTTTTGAAATATGGATTTCACAATATGACTTTCTCAAAAACTATTATAACATaaatttaagatacattagaAATTAAAAAAGTTGTCAATTTATGGTCAGGCAAAATGCTACACATTTCTTTGTAAAATTGAAATGTCAAACAACAAAActattgaaatttaaaatgtattggtCTCCCAAACGAACCCCCAAGATCACATACAAACTATATACTATCATAATGGTGTGTTTATTAGCTATGTTTCATGTGTAGAAATGATTCTCTGGGTTTGCTGGGAGCAGAAGCTGGAAAGTAGCTCATTCTAGTCCATACCAGCCTTACCTGAAATTAAGACAATATCTCTGTTTGCATTGAACTctcagctttgtaactttgcaggtATTGTTTATGCTCTaaaagcaacattacacactgacACTAAAAAAAGTGAAGTCCCAATCAACCACACCTTTAAGACCAATTCTAAATGAAAACCACCTGGTGAACTCTCCAGTTTTAGATGTCAGAATTTGACAAGATTCtggaaaatacattttctataaaactggtatttatgaaaaacagtttgaacacaaaaacaaaacaaatacacttCCATAGCTCCGTAAATATTGTGTTCCATTACTTGTGTAATTTAAAAATCgcatatattaatatacatgtaGCTTTAAATATGAATGTACCACATTTCTGGCTAAATACGGCGTTAACGGTTTGTTTTACTGCAGTAAATCCATGAGGGTGAAGCCTAATACACAAATGATTTTTCTAGTTTTCAGTTCGGTTAAGCATGTCGGTGCAGTTTCATCTCACTAAACTAGTTTAATTAGAGAGACATTTGTGGTTTGTAATGGAGACTAAttgaataaaatgacaaattttaCATAATCTATGTGCAGTTTGAGACGTCACTTTTTATAATCGCAGAATCTGTCACTGCAGATCAGCCTGAGCTCAATGGCATAAATGTGTAAAGATGTAAATGAGTATGTTTCACACTACTGAGGAAAACCGTATAGATGCTTGGCTGTATACTTGTTTAGAAAAAATAGCTTTTATTGTGGTTTTAACTGAAATacagtttttgtgtttgtttttggcaGTAGATTCTCACCCATGACCATTGATGGGGTGACCAGCCTGGCAGGCATCAACCTCCCGGGTCACGCCGGCACGGGCTGGTGCATTTTTGTCTATAATCTGGCGCCGGATGCTGACGAGAACATCCTCTGGCAGATGTTTGGCCCGTTTGGTGCGGTGACTAATGTAAAGGTCATTCGAGACTTCAACACAAACAAGTGCAAAGGATTTGGATTCGTGACCATGACAAACTACGACGAGGCTGCTGTAGCTATCGCTAGTTTGAATGGGTACCGGCTCGGCGACCGGGTTTTACAGGTCTCCTTCaagacaaacaaaacacacaaggCCTGATTGTGTGACTTTATGCAAACATGACTTTACATAGATGACAGAAAAtatttcatgttgttgtttttttgttttttttcttttcttaaaatattttatgttttaaaacatgcGTTTAAAGATTTAAGTAGAATAACCGCTGATTGTTTAagtttgtttatttggtgtaTAATGTTGAAGGTGACCTCCATGAGGCTGAGATGGAGAGCTTTCCCGTGTCGGTGTTCCCATCTCTCCTCATGAGCGTCTGCGGTGCAGTCCACTGCATGTGAGTGCATGAATCTTTAGTTGaactttttcagttttctttgtgCTAATGCTATCtttatgttaaatatttaaataggtATAAAACAAGATGTACATGTTCTTTTCTGtttgaaatttattttgtttttattgttcagtAGTACATCAATAAACATGTTTAAGGGAAGACATTCTGTATTTTGGTTAATGCTAATTTGTTCTTTTTATTGTACctgctagggctgcacaattttggGGAAAATAGTTTAACAACAATTTGTTGTTAAATTAAAATTGTGAtggtaaaaatcttttttttttttaaacaatcaatctgtttttcagctaaatttgtCGTGGTCACGTAAAAAAATAGCAGTACTAATGGATTAGAGCATGAAGCAAGATCAGGAGTCATTTAAAATTTATATGCCAGCAGTTACGGAATCAAAAATTAGTTGTTTGTCATGACAAATGTGTGTAATTTGTGGACAAAAGTTTTATTAACACCAACACATAACTGTTCTAAACAAACACAATTACACATACAGTTCAGTGgggaacatatttattttatcccctgctgattttgtaagtttgcccacttacaaagaaattaagggtctttttcttttttttttggtaggattattttaatgcatagaggcagaatatcaaccaaaaaaatccagaaaaaccACATTATATGATGTTTACAGatttatttgcatttcagtgagtggataagtatttgatcccctaccaaccagcaagaattctggctcccacgGATTTGTGTCtccatgtggaacacagattagtcctgcCACTTTAAGATGCTCCTAATGTCAGTTCGATAGGTGTAGAAGAAATCTGTCCATACAAGTGGGTGTGCTAAATTGGAGCctaaatcatcaaaattaaaagaaccgaagactttaactacttcagtctgtgtgcattggatttaatacacaattttcacaattcgagttgaattactgaaattaacttttccacaacattttaatttgagatgcatctgtatacgttgatccagagcatcccaaacgcGCTCAATTGgagacatgtccggtgagtatgctggccatgcaagacctgggatgttttcagcttccaggaattgtgtacagatccttgcaacatggagCCATGCAtcatcatgctgcaacatgagatGATGGTCAACATGGGCCAATCGATCCAcaatgttgacatcagcaaaccgttCTTCCACGCAACGTACgtcatacacgctgtctgccagctgccctgtacagtgaaaaccaggattcatccgtgaagagaattcaattcaattcaattcaagtttatttgtatagcgctttttacaatacaaatcgttacaaagcaacattacagaaaattatgtttctacaatatttagtagtagctagtagtttgtgcacgtttgacaggattttagaaaaataaaaataataataataataatacaagacgtagtcagctagatgatgaactatcaatattattaattaatagtaattataggatgcagtcacacatgtagcaatatttgttagttctgtttgttgattcaaggttagcatcatctggggtcctctgagggtcagcatcatctcttctcaggtgttctggatccagactggagcttgtgtaaatcctagttacatcccgtggcaaaacatagaaacaaaatagagacctcattagcatagctgctgatccaacaaagtaaaattagtttaaccca
It contains:
- the elavl2 gene encoding ELAV-like protein 2 isoform X1 yields the protein MAVRLCDVASLLRSGSWAAEPWTGQVIAAMETQLSNGPSCTSSNGPNSVSNNCTSPVEMPNDTEDSKTNLIVNYLPQNMTQEELKSLFGSIGEIESCKLVRDKITGQSLGYGFVNYVEPKDAEKAINTLNGLRLQTKTIKVSFARPSSASIRDANLYVSGLPKTMTQKELEQLFSQYGRIITSRILVDQVTGVSRGVGFIRFDRRVEAEEAIKGLNGQKPPGATEPITVKFANNPSQKSSQALLSHLYQSPNRRYPGPLAQQAQRFRLDNLLNMAYGVKSRFSPMTIDGVTSLAGINLPGHAGTGWCIFVYNLAPDADENILWQMFGPFGAVTNVKVIRDFNTNKCKGFGFVTMTNYDEAAVAIASLNGYRLGDRVLQVSFKTNKTHKA
- the elavl2 gene encoding ELAV-like protein 2 isoform X2, with the protein product MAVRLCDVASLLRSGSWAAEPWTGVIAAMETQLSNGPSCTSSNGPNSVSNNCTSPVEMPNDTEDSKTNLIVNYLPQNMTQEELKSLFGSIGEIESCKLVRDKITGQSLGYGFVNYVEPKDAEKAINTLNGLRLQTKTIKVSFARPSSASIRDANLYVSGLPKTMTQKELEQLFSQYGRIITSRILVDQVTGVSRGVGFIRFDRRVEAEEAIKGLNGQKPPGATEPITVKFANNPSQKSSQALLSHLYQSPNRRYPGPLAQQAQRFRLDNLLNMAYGVKSRFSPMTIDGVTSLAGINLPGHAGTGWCIFVYNLAPDADENILWQMFGPFGAVTNVKVIRDFNTNKCKGFGFVTMTNYDEAAVAIASLNGYRLGDRVLQVSFKTNKTHKA